A single window of Rubripirellula lacrimiformis DNA harbors:
- a CDS encoding FAD-dependent oxidoreductase, translating to MSYPTADRVAFPELTEQEMDDLARIGMVRDLATGESLFESGQKDYSFFAVVSGNVAIIDRSSGDARELLVHSAKGFAGDEAILTGRPATVSARARDDCRVIEVTACRIRRMLGEIPTLSDKLLTAFQARRQILEESGYLGIRLVGSANSKDTMRLREFFYKNKVPHTLFETDTEAGKALLAECDATVAETPILVCGESVVRQPTLAKVAECLGISRQIPDLTYDVLIIGAGPSGLAAAVYGASEGLRTLVVDRVGPGGQAGQSSRIENYMGFPSGISGTDLANQGFLQALKFGAEFTAPVSVVSMSRADNGHHVLEFCTGQSVRAKSVLIATGASYRRLPLDECERYEGVGVYYSATSVEARVCQGSTAIVVGGGNSAGQAAMFLSQHAQQVRVLLRGDDLRKSMSSYLATRIENTANIEVQYHSEVCGMSGDGSLNQVHIDNRQTGHQEWVPCSAAFIFVGAKPHTEWLPESVALDQRGFVLTGPAIGDHERWVSAKPPCELETTLPGVFASGDVRSGTTKRCAFAVGDGALAITCVHQYLSRDPEAV from the coding sequence ATGTCATACCCCACCGCCGACCGCGTCGCTTTTCCAGAGTTGACTGAACAAGAAATGGATGATCTTGCTCGGATTGGCATGGTCCGCGATTTGGCGACAGGTGAGTCGCTTTTCGAAAGTGGGCAAAAGGACTATTCGTTCTTTGCGGTCGTCTCTGGGAATGTCGCAATCATCGATCGGTCCAGCGGCGACGCACGCGAGTTGTTGGTACATTCGGCCAAGGGGTTTGCCGGAGACGAAGCCATTCTGACCGGACGCCCGGCAACGGTTTCCGCGCGGGCACGTGATGATTGCCGAGTGATTGAAGTCACCGCCTGCCGGATTCGGCGAATGCTGGGTGAGATTCCGACGCTAAGCGACAAGCTGTTGACTGCGTTTCAAGCCCGTCGCCAAATACTGGAAGAATCGGGCTATCTGGGGATACGTTTGGTCGGCTCGGCCAATTCGAAGGACACGATGCGTTTGCGTGAGTTCTTTTACAAGAACAAGGTTCCGCACACGTTGTTCGAGACCGACACAGAAGCGGGCAAAGCGTTGCTGGCTGAGTGCGACGCGACGGTTGCCGAGACGCCTATCTTGGTTTGTGGTGAGAGTGTCGTGCGACAGCCGACACTGGCCAAGGTTGCCGAATGTTTGGGGATTTCAAGGCAGATTCCCGACCTGACTTATGACGTGTTGATCATCGGCGCCGGGCCGTCAGGGTTGGCGGCCGCGGTCTACGGTGCCTCGGAAGGGCTTCGGACCTTGGTGGTGGATCGGGTCGGGCCGGGTGGTCAAGCCGGCCAAAGTTCGCGGATCGAAAATTACATGGGGTTTCCATCGGGGATTTCAGGAACCGATTTGGCCAACCAAGGGTTTCTGCAGGCGTTGAAGTTTGGGGCCGAGTTCACTGCCCCGGTGTCCGTTGTTTCAATGTCGCGTGCAGACAACGGCCATCATGTGCTGGAGTTTTGCACCGGCCAATCCGTCCGTGCAAAATCGGTGTTGATTGCGACCGGCGCATCCTATCGGCGACTACCGCTGGATGAATGCGAACGGTACGAGGGCGTCGGAGTCTATTATTCGGCAACGTCGGTCGAAGCCCGAGTGTGCCAGGGTTCGACGGCCATCGTTGTCGGTGGCGGCAACTCCGCAGGCCAGGCGGCGATGTTCTTGTCGCAACACGCACAGCAGGTCCGTGTGCTGCTGCGGGGCGATGACTTGCGCAAATCGATGTCCAGCTATCTGGCAACGCGGATTGAAAACACTGCGAACATCGAAGTTCAGTATCACAGCGAAGTATGCGGCATGTCGGGTGACGGGAGCCTGAACCAAGTGCACATCGACAACCGTCAAACCGGCCATCAGGAATGGGTGCCCTGTTCCGCAGCATTCATCTTTGTCGGGGCCAAACCGCACACCGAATGGCTACCCGAATCGGTGGCCTTGGACCAGCGCGGTTTCGTTCTGACTGGTCCGGCGATCGGTGATCATGAAAGATGGGTGTCGGCAAAACCGCCCTGCGAACTCGAGACAACGCTGCCCGGAGTGTTTGCATCGGGCGATGTCCGCAGTGGCACAACGAAACGCTGTGCCTTTGCCGTCGGCGATGGCGCACTGGCGATTACCTGTGTCCATCAGTACCTGAGCCGGGACCCCGAAGCCGTTTAG
- the egtB gene encoding ergothioneine biosynthesis protein EgtB, producing the protein MTANSIADSFQSVRHFTVRLAQPLSAEDCMVQSMDDASPTRWHLAHTTWFFETFVLAQESDYQPFDPQFKFLFNSYYNTVGDQYPRQRRGMISRPGLEQIQNYRRHVDQQMIQRLQKPDFAAKHQRLIEVGIQHEQQHQELILTDIKHALSCNPTWPQYHALPLDRTADSAADGDSTRSKTPINIDEGVYEIGHDTNGFAFDNESPRHKVFLNQCAVDSVLVTCGEYLQFMNDGGYQQPQHWLSMGWSAVNQNGWQAPMYWIDVDDVPMFFTLAGLRPVDLDAPVAHVSFYEADAFARWAGKRLPTEFEWEIAAAQTTIDDDAPFVDWLLDRQLAIHPTRSPHGFCGSVWQWTASNYLGYPGYKPPAGAVGEYNGKFMCDQHVLRGGSVATHSSHIRPTYRNFFPASTRWQFAGIRLAE; encoded by the coding sequence ATGACTGCCAACTCGATCGCCGATTCATTCCAATCGGTCCGCCACTTCACCGTGCGACTTGCCCAGCCCCTATCGGCCGAAGACTGCATGGTCCAATCGATGGACGATGCCAGCCCCACTCGCTGGCACCTGGCTCACACCACTTGGTTCTTCGAGACATTCGTTCTAGCCCAAGAATCGGACTACCAGCCGTTCGATCCACAGTTCAAGTTTCTGTTCAATTCCTACTACAACACCGTTGGCGATCAGTACCCGCGGCAGCGGCGTGGCATGATTTCGCGGCCCGGTTTGGAACAGATCCAAAACTACCGTCGTCATGTGGATCAGCAGATGATCCAGCGATTGCAAAAACCGGATTTCGCAGCCAAGCATCAACGATTGATCGAAGTTGGAATCCAACACGAACAACAACATCAGGAACTGATCCTGACGGACATCAAGCACGCTCTGTCGTGCAATCCAACCTGGCCCCAGTACCACGCATTGCCGCTGGACCGTACCGCTGACTCTGCCGCTGACGGCGATTCAACACGATCGAAAACTCCCATCAACATCGATGAAGGCGTTTACGAAATCGGGCACGATACCAACGGGTTCGCATTCGACAACGAATCACCACGGCACAAGGTGTTCCTGAACCAGTGTGCGGTGGATTCGGTGCTGGTCACCTGTGGCGAGTATCTGCAGTTCATGAACGATGGCGGGTACCAACAGCCGCAGCATTGGCTTTCGATGGGCTGGTCCGCCGTGAACCAGAACGGGTGGCAGGCACCGATGTACTGGATCGATGTTGACGACGTACCGATGTTCTTCACCCTCGCCGGACTTCGGCCTGTCGACCTAGACGCCCCGGTGGCTCACGTCAGTTTTTACGAGGCCGATGCATTCGCGCGATGGGCAGGCAAACGACTGCCGACTGAATTCGAATGGGAAATCGCGGCCGCACAAACCACGATCGACGACGACGCCCCGTTCGTGGACTGGCTTCTGGATCGACAACTGGCCATCCACCCCACCCGATCCCCCCATGGCTTTTGCGGCAGCGTCTGGCAATGGACGGCCAGCAACTACTTGGGATATCCCGGATACAAGCCACCGGCCGGCGCGGTCGGCGAATACAACGGCAAATTCATGTGTGACCAACACGTCCTTCGCGGCGGTAGTGTGGCAACCCACAGCAGCCACATTCGGCCCACCTATCGAAACTTCTTTCCCGCGTCCACGCGCTGGCAGTTCGCCGGAATACGTCTCGCGGAATAA
- a CDS encoding D-hexose-6-phosphate mutarotase yields MNPDTLNSRHDVPGVTFVAGQGGLVKAVVESSLCQAEVFLHGAHVTAFQPTGQSPVLWVSQSSDFDADKPIRGGVPICFPWFGPLAGNPDAPGHGWARTTAWDVRGVSDLGTEGIEIVLTTTIDPYDLSYRIVMGRTLSMELTVSLAATADQPARFEEALHTYLAIGDIHQVAIDGLQPSTYLDKVDGGQIKPASGAAIRFDAECDRVYLGTTATCQLHDPVLKRTIEIAKTNSDNTVVWNPWIAKSARMADFGNDEWPSMVCIETANVGDASVTLQPGESHTMAARIAVSDD; encoded by the coding sequence ATGAATCCTGATACATTGAATTCGCGTCACGACGTGCCTGGCGTCACTTTTGTCGCTGGCCAGGGCGGTTTGGTAAAGGCCGTTGTCGAGTCGTCGCTTTGCCAGGCCGAGGTTTTCCTGCACGGCGCGCATGTCACCGCTTTCCAGCCCACCGGCCAGTCGCCAGTGTTGTGGGTCAGCCAATCATCGGACTTTGATGCGGACAAGCCGATCCGCGGCGGCGTCCCCATTTGCTTCCCATGGTTCGGCCCGTTGGCGGGCAACCCCGATGCCCCCGGCCATGGTTGGGCTCGGACAACGGCATGGGATGTCCGAGGGGTCAGCGACCTCGGTACCGAGGGGATCGAGATCGTGTTGACCACGACGATCGATCCCTACGATTTGTCGTATCGGATCGTGATGGGCCGGACGTTGTCGATGGAGTTGACGGTTTCGCTGGCTGCCACCGCGGACCAGCCAGCCCGTTTCGAAGAAGCACTGCACACCTATCTAGCGATCGGTGATATCCACCAAGTTGCCATCGATGGGCTGCAGCCGTCGACCTATCTAGACAAGGTGGACGGAGGCCAAATCAAGCCGGCATCCGGTGCAGCGATCCGCTTCGATGCAGAGTGCGACCGTGTGTATTTGGGGACCACCGCAACCTGCCAATTGCATGACCCGGTGTTGAAGCGAACCATCGAGATCGCCAAGACGAATTCCGACAACACGGTTGTTTGGAATCCGTGGATCGCCAAGAGTGCACGGATGGCGGACTTTGGGAACGATGAATGGCCATCGATGGTGTGCATCGAAACCGCCAACGTGGGCGACGCCAGCGTGACGCTGCAGCCAGGTGAATCGCACACCATGGCCGCTCGTATCGCAGTCTCCGACGACTGA
- a CDS encoding carbohydrate-binding family 9-like protein, whose translation MTSWPTCIQRTCHRFCLAMPLVAAALLPIVLPTAALAADLPTLIVPKCDDFDVTGKGDAQAWETCQWVPLNRRGNGQLDYTAQFKIMYSDKGIYVLFDGSDKTLTATMQEDFLDLWTEDVFECFFWTNPKDPVYFEYEISPLGYELPILVPNLDGQFLGWRPWHYDGDKRIQKKVSATGGKNESMSGVTGWRAEVFIPYLVLEPLRNVPPKEGTQWRANFYRVDHDEKKTTGWDWARTGPSFHDSKNFGTLVFGKVVESETPKDDIRELKLADWQPKSMLKTKVTRVNTPTYPVIDVHNHLGGGASVLTVERVKRYLQEMDDASVQTVVNLDGGWDDKLAETVAALDTAHPGRFLTFALINLRDFETEGWSQRETARLRNSFEAGAKGLKFHKSLGLSYRNRDGNLLTIDDERLDPIWALCGEMQRPVMIHTSDPAAFFTPLDRFNERWHELNDHPGWLFHGDKFPSREELLDQRNRAIAKHPKTTFIGAHFGNNPEDLETVGQWLDKYPNFYVDIDARISELGRQPYSSRKFFIRYQDRIMFGTDTTPDAEAYRLYYRFMETDDEYFDTAESHHRQGFWNIYGIFLPDPVLEKIYRGNATRVLGLD comes from the coding sequence ATGACATCCTGGCCCACCTGCATCCAAAGAACCTGTCATCGGTTTTGTTTAGCGATGCCTCTGGTCGCGGCTGCCTTGCTGCCGATCGTGCTTCCCACCGCCGCACTGGCGGCGGATCTACCGACGTTGATTGTGCCAAAGTGCGACGACTTTGATGTCACTGGCAAAGGCGACGCCCAGGCATGGGAAACCTGCCAATGGGTTCCGCTGAACCGGCGAGGCAACGGGCAACTCGACTACACCGCGCAGTTCAAAATCATGTATTCGGACAAGGGCATCTATGTCCTATTCGACGGCAGCGACAAGACGCTGACCGCAACCATGCAAGAAGATTTCCTGGACCTGTGGACCGAAGATGTTTTCGAGTGCTTCTTTTGGACCAACCCCAAAGACCCTGTCTACTTTGAATACGAAATCTCGCCACTCGGTTACGAACTTCCCATCCTTGTCCCAAATCTTGATGGACAGTTTCTCGGTTGGCGTCCGTGGCACTACGACGGCGATAAGAGGATTCAAAAGAAGGTGTCAGCCACGGGAGGCAAAAACGAATCGATGTCGGGCGTCACCGGGTGGCGCGCGGAAGTGTTCATTCCCTACCTCGTTCTGGAACCGCTGCGAAACGTGCCGCCCAAAGAAGGCACGCAGTGGCGTGCAAACTTCTACCGTGTGGATCACGACGAGAAAAAAACCACGGGCTGGGATTGGGCGAGGACGGGGCCAAGCTTCCATGATTCGAAAAACTTCGGCACCCTGGTCTTTGGCAAAGTGGTCGAATCCGAAACGCCCAAGGATGACATCCGCGAATTGAAACTTGCCGACTGGCAGCCGAAGTCCATGCTGAAAACAAAAGTGACGCGAGTCAACACGCCCACGTATCCTGTCATTGACGTGCACAATCACCTGGGCGGCGGAGCGAGCGTGCTGACTGTAGAACGCGTCAAAAGGTACTTGCAAGAAATGGACGACGCCAGCGTCCAGACCGTTGTCAATCTTGATGGTGGCTGGGACGACAAGCTGGCGGAAACCGTCGCTGCACTGGACACGGCTCACCCCGGCCGGTTCTTGACATTCGCACTGATCAATCTGCGTGACTTTGAAACCGAAGGCTGGTCCCAACGCGAAACGGCGCGTCTTCGCAACAGCTTCGAAGCCGGTGCGAAAGGGCTGAAGTTTCACAAATCGCTGGGTCTGTCTTATCGCAATCGCGATGGCAACCTGCTAACGATTGATGACGAACGGTTGGATCCGATTTGGGCCTTGTGTGGCGAGATGCAACGCCCGGTGATGATCCACACCTCCGACCCCGCCGCTTTCTTTACGCCGCTGGATCGATTCAATGAACGCTGGCACGAACTGAATGACCACCCCGGCTGGTTATTCCATGGCGACAAGTTTCCGTCTCGCGAAGAGTTGCTTGATCAACGCAATCGAGCGATCGCCAAACATCCGAAGACCACATTCATCGGGGCTCACTTTGGCAACAACCCGGAAGACCTGGAAACCGTCGGACAATGGTTGGACAAGTATCCCAATTTCTACGTCGACATCGACGCACGGATCTCGGAACTAGGACGGCAACCGTACAGCAGCCGAAAGTTTTTCATCCGCTATCAAGACCGCATCATGTTCGGCACCGATACGACTCCTGATGCCGAGGCGTACCGGCTTTACTATCGGTTCATGGAAACCGACGACGAATACTTTGACACCGCAGAATCGCACCACCGACAAGGGTTCTGGAACATCTACGGCATTTTCCTGCCCGATCCAGTCCTCGAAAAAATCTACCGCGGCAACGCGACCAGAGTGCTGGGACTGGATTGA
- a CDS encoding sulfatase-like hydrolase/transferase, whose protein sequence is MKILNLVLLTALGILFAASGARSSVAAEQEPTAPIDGGRKPNIILVMADDQGWGDVGYNGHPFVQTPELDAMAADGFVFDRFYAAAPVCSPTRASVMTGRNPIRTKVTNHGRYMRPHEQTIAESLKAAGYVTGIFGKVHLGSGQPESPCNPTGMGFDEWVIGLNFFDNDPYLSRNGKIEHRLGKGSVIAMDDAITFINQHKDGDQPLFAVVWFPSPHDPHQEVPAGPSLYDDEKHAGYYREITLLDQQVGRLRRELKRAQIADNTILWYCSDNGGLVEATSGGRDRKGSIYEGGLRIPAIIQWPAQKISGRTAVPAWTCDIYPTLLAMAGIPSSATYPMDGTDISNIIVGKAHKRTKPMGFWHKFQTGQATWSDRIQKAIMEKQQAGAPLPHNPDRIRKDVDEFPQFPEDTATGHAAWNRWPWKLHRINGTRYELYNLADDAMETTDRSDDPDQQTRLAEMKQELDDWMRSVVRSVNGQDYSAIAR, encoded by the coding sequence ATGAAGATCCTGAACCTTGTTTTGCTGACCGCCCTGGGCATTCTTTTCGCGGCGTCTGGTGCACGGTCGTCGGTGGCGGCCGAACAAGAACCGACGGCCCCAATCGACGGCGGTCGTAAGCCCAACATCATCCTTGTCATGGCGGACGACCAGGGCTGGGGCGATGTCGGGTACAACGGCCATCCGTTTGTGCAGACGCCGGAACTCGACGCGATGGCAGCGGACGGTTTCGTGTTCGACCGTTTCTATGCCGCGGCGCCCGTGTGCTCACCCACTCGCGCCAGCGTGATGACCGGACGCAACCCCATCCGCACCAAAGTGACCAACCATGGTCGATACATGCGGCCCCACGAACAGACCATTGCGGAATCACTGAAAGCGGCAGGATACGTCACCGGGATCTTTGGCAAAGTCCATTTGGGATCGGGACAACCCGAATCGCCTTGCAATCCAACGGGCATGGGATTTGACGAATGGGTGATCGGCCTGAACTTTTTCGACAACGATCCCTACCTCAGCCGCAACGGCAAAATCGAACACCGCCTAGGCAAGGGATCCGTGATCGCGATGGATGACGCGATCACGTTTATCAACCAACACAAAGATGGGGATCAACCACTGTTCGCCGTTGTCTGGTTCCCATCACCGCACGACCCACACCAAGAAGTTCCGGCCGGCCCGTCGCTTTACGATGACGAGAAGCATGCCGGATACTATCGTGAAATCACACTGCTGGACCAACAAGTTGGGCGACTGCGTCGTGAACTGAAACGCGCCCAGATCGCCGACAACACAATCCTATGGTATTGCAGCGATAACGGCGGGCTTGTCGAAGCGACTTCCGGCGGTCGCGATCGCAAGGGCAGCATCTACGAGGGAGGTCTGCGGATCCCAGCGATCATCCAGTGGCCGGCACAGAAAATCAGTGGACGAACGGCTGTGCCGGCATGGACGTGCGACATCTATCCGACGCTGCTGGCGATGGCTGGAATCCCATCCAGCGCAACCTACCCGATGGACGGGACAGACATCAGCAACATCATTGTGGGAAAGGCCCACAAGCGAACCAAGCCGATGGGATTTTGGCACAAATTTCAAACGGGACAGGCGACCTGGAGCGACCGCATCCAGAAAGCGATCATGGAAAAGCAGCAGGCCGGTGCACCGCTGCCTCATAACCCCGATCGCATTCGCAAGGACGTCGATGAATTCCCACAGTTCCCCGAAGACACAGCGACCGGGCATGCAGCCTGGAACAGATGGCCGTGGAAACTGCACCGCATCAATGGCACGCGGTACGAACTGTACAACCTAGCCGACGACGCAATGGAAACCACGGATCGATCTGACGATCCCGATCAGCAAACGCGATTGGCAGAGATGAAACAGGAACTCGATGACTGGATGCGTTCGGTCGTTCGCAGCGTCAACGGCCAAGACTACTCCGCCATCGCTCGCTAG
- the egtD gene encoding L-histidine N(alpha)-methyltransferase, whose translation MNPSIGTATPVDAFLLDVQSGLSKSQKTLSCKYLYDQRGSELFDKICETDEYYPTRTELQIMERNADSIADQIGSRVMLVEYGSGSSIKTRVLLDALDTPVAYVPVDISEDHLLRTAKGLQTAYPETEILPVVADFTQPFSLPQSNQDYSHVAIYFPGSTIGNFTPEAAGELLQFMSSILGPQGGLLIGIDLQKEVSVIESAYNDQAGITSDFNLNLLSRINSELDGDFRLDEFKHQAVYNSDQHRIEISIVSQRDQQVRIGGTTFSFRKGETIRTEYSHKYTIDGFAEFASQYGFALHKHWTDSRDYFGVLHLVLD comes from the coding sequence ATGAATCCATCTATCGGCACAGCGACGCCTGTGGACGCCTTCCTCCTGGACGTCCAATCGGGGCTATCGAAGTCGCAAAAGACGCTGTCGTGCAAGTATCTTTACGACCAACGTGGATCGGAACTGTTCGACAAGATTTGCGAAACCGACGAATACTACCCGACGCGGACCGAACTGCAGATCATGGAACGCAATGCCGATTCGATCGCTGATCAGATCGGATCGCGAGTGATGCTGGTCGAATACGGCAGCGGCAGCAGCATCAAAACACGGGTGCTGCTAGACGCGCTGGACACACCGGTCGCGTACGTTCCGGTCGACATCTCCGAGGACCATTTGCTGCGAACCGCCAAGGGCCTGCAAACGGCCTATCCCGAAACCGAGATTCTGCCGGTAGTGGCGGACTTTACCCAACCGTTCTCGCTGCCCCAGTCCAACCAGGACTACAGCCATGTGGCGATCTATTTCCCGGGATCCACGATCGGGAACTTCACTCCCGAAGCGGCCGGCGAACTGTTGCAGTTCATGTCATCGATACTCGGCCCTCAGGGTGGCCTATTGATCGGCATCGATCTGCAAAAAGAAGTTTCCGTGATCGAATCGGCCTACAACGACCAGGCTGGCATCACGTCTGACTTCAACTTGAACCTACTCTCACGAATCAACTCGGAACTCGATGGCGACTTTCGTCTCGACGAATTCAAGCACCAAGCGGTCTACAACTCGGACCAACACCGCATCGAAATCTCCATCGTCAGCCAGCGTGACCAGCAAGTCCGGATCGGCGGCACCACGTTCAGCTTTCGCAAAGGCGAAACGATTCGAACCGAGTATTCGCACAAGTACACCATCGACGGGTTCGCCGAGTTCGCGTCCCAGTACGGTTTCGCATTGCACAAGCATTGGACGGACTCGCGGGACTACTTTGGCGTCCTGCACTTGGTTCTCGATTGA
- a CDS encoding DUF3500 domain-containing protein, translating into MLLALAGSLLGLTLYAQQRGRGDAAVAEPFRGVAAGGKIETGLFPIQSTGVSTQPAVDAANALLASLTDQQKARTTFPVDDSEWRKWDNRHSSKRQGVGFDEMSEAQRENAFALMRASLSAKGLKLSQDIMKLNGTLAELANNFDEYGQWLYWITIMGDPSTTEPWGWQIDGHHLVINYFVLGDQVVMSPVFVGSEPVHATSGKFKGTIILQDEQNAGLRFAQSLDDQQRAAAVLSSVKDGNNALAQAYEDNLDLDYAGLPGSKLSDAQQTQLLDLIHHYVGNMNEGHAKIRMEEVAQHLDRTYFAWVGDMSDDGVFYYRIHSPVVLIEFDHERRVAPFRTSAPTRDHIHAVIRTPNGNDYGKDLLRQHIEEHHGHDHKHPH; encoded by the coding sequence TTGCTATTAGCGCTGGCTGGTTCGCTGCTGGGGCTGACTCTTTATGCGCAACAGCGCGGACGTGGCGACGCAGCCGTCGCCGAACCGTTTCGCGGCGTGGCCGCCGGTGGAAAAATAGAAACCGGCCTGTTTCCAATCCAATCGACCGGGGTCAGCACCCAGCCCGCGGTCGATGCCGCCAACGCCTTGCTGGCCTCGTTGACCGATCAACAGAAAGCTCGAACCACCTTTCCCGTCGACGACTCGGAATGGCGCAAGTGGGACAACCGCCATTCATCCAAACGACAAGGCGTCGGCTTCGATGAAATGAGCGAAGCCCAACGCGAAAACGCTTTCGCATTGATGCGAGCCAGCCTCAGCGCCAAAGGGTTGAAACTGTCCCAAGACATCATGAAGCTCAATGGCACGCTGGCCGAACTGGCCAACAACTTTGACGAATACGGACAATGGCTGTACTGGATCACCATCATGGGCGATCCGTCGACGACCGAGCCCTGGGGATGGCAGATCGACGGCCATCACCTGGTCATCAACTACTTTGTGCTAGGCGACCAAGTCGTCATGTCGCCGGTCTTTGTTGGTAGCGAACCAGTGCACGCGACCAGCGGCAAATTCAAAGGCACCATCATCTTGCAAGACGAACAGAACGCGGGCCTGCGTTTTGCACAATCGCTGGATGACCAACAACGCGCCGCCGCTGTCCTGTCATCGGTCAAAGATGGCAACAATGCGTTGGCGCAAGCGTACGAAGACAACCTCGACTTGGACTACGCCGGACTGCCGGGATCCAAGTTATCCGACGCCCAACAAACCCAGTTGCTAGACCTGATCCATCACTATGTCGGTAACATGAACGAAGGTCATGCCAAGATCCGGATGGAAGAAGTAGCCCAGCATCTGGACCGGACCTACTTTGCCTGGGTCGGCGACATGTCCGATGACGGTGTTTTCTATTATCGAATCCACAGCCCCGTTGTGCTAATCGAATTCGATCACGAGCGCCGGGTCGCACCATTTCGAACCAGCGCCCCCACGCGAGACCACATTCACGCCGTCATCCGCACCCCTAACGGAAATGACTACGGCAAAGATCTGCTGCGTCAACACATCGAAGAACATCACGGCCACGATCACAAACACCCGCATTAA
- a CDS encoding sulfatase-like hydrolase/transferase, with translation MKSLIAVLAVLLSSLAGGVATEAAERPNIILIMADDVSWEAFGSYGAQDYETPHIDALAAGGVRFRHCYSTPICTPSRVMIMTGQYNFRNYTHFGYLDPNQKTFANLLQDAGYKTAIAGKWQLNGLYNKLPGHDDPSRPHQAGFDEYSLWQLTHVKDKVSERFWSPPIQQNGKFMTAAENDGKYGPDLFCDFLCDFMQRNRQQPFFAYYPMVLVHDPFVPTPDTIGDAPRTQVANKRNKNGKANFQAMVNYMDKIVGRIVAKTEDLGIAENTLILFTADNGTNVSIRSRWNGVEIRGGKGTMTDMGTHVPLVAYQKGVTATGQVLDDLVDFTDIYPTLADAAGIRLGPSDPIDGRSFLPQLRGQPGNPRDWVLCHYQPYWNKQPGQFARTGQFKLYRDGRFYQPADDLDESDDLSKQLTGKQRLEAHRKLQSLLDSAPPAPAGHGDRETKDRPIYPDWKSLHTK, from the coding sequence ATGAAGTCGCTGATTGCAGTCCTAGCTGTTTTGCTGAGTTCGCTTGCCGGCGGGGTGGCAACCGAGGCGGCCGAACGTCCGAACATCATTCTGATCATGGCCGACGACGTCAGTTGGGAAGCCTTCGGAAGCTATGGTGCCCAGGACTACGAGACGCCGCATATCGACGCACTTGCGGCTGGCGGTGTCCGATTTCGCCATTGTTATTCGACCCCGATCTGCACTCCGTCGCGAGTGATGATCATGACCGGGCAATACAATTTTCGAAACTACACGCACTTTGGGTATCTGGATCCGAACCAAAAGACTTTCGCGAACTTGTTGCAGGATGCCGGGTACAAGACGGCGATCGCGGGCAAGTGGCAGTTGAACGGTCTGTACAACAAGCTGCCCGGTCACGATGATCCTTCGCGCCCTCATCAAGCAGGATTCGACGAATACAGTCTGTGGCAGCTGACGCATGTGAAGGACAAGGTGAGCGAACGGTTTTGGAGTCCACCGATCCAGCAGAACGGCAAGTTCATGACTGCCGCAGAAAACGATGGCAAGTACGGGCCGGATCTGTTCTGTGATTTTCTGTGTGACTTCATGCAACGGAACCGCCAGCAGCCTTTCTTTGCTTATTACCCGATGGTCTTGGTCCACGACCCATTCGTGCCTACTCCCGACACGATCGGCGACGCTCCGCGAACTCAGGTGGCCAACAAGCGGAACAAAAATGGCAAGGCGAACTTTCAGGCCATGGTGAACTACATGGACAAGATCGTCGGCCGGATCGTTGCGAAGACCGAGGATCTTGGGATCGCTGAAAACACGTTGATCCTGTTCACCGCCGACAACGGTACGAACGTGTCGATTCGTTCGCGTTGGAACGGAGTCGAGATCCGAGGCGGCAAAGGCACCATGACCGATATGGGCACTCATGTCCCGCTAGTGGCTTACCAAAAAGGGGTTACCGCAACAGGCCAGGTGCTGGATGACTTGGTGGACTTTACGGACATCTATCCGACGTTGGCCGATGCAGCCGGTATCCGGTTGGGGCCATCCGATCCGATCGACGGTCGAAGTTTCCTGCCTCAACTTCGCGGCCAGCCGGGCAACCCACGCGATTGGGTGCTGTGCCACTATCAGCCGTATTGGAACAAACAGCCCGGACAGTTCGCGCGGACTGGCCAATTCAAACTGTACCGCGATGGTCGTTTCTACCAACCGGCCGATGACTTGGATGAATCCGATGACCTGTCTAAACAACTGACCGGCAAACAGCGGCTGGAAGCTCACCGCAAACTGCAATCGCTTCTGGACAGTGCTCCTCCGGCACCCGCCGGCCACGGAGATCGGGAGACAAAGGATCGACCGATCTATCCCGATTGGAAATCGCTTCACACCAAGTGA